The genomic DNA GAGATGGTGTCGATCTGCATGGGCAGGGAGTAAAAGGCGGAATTGACCATGCGCAGGAGAAAGGCCGTCAGGCCTGGATCCTGGCTGATGATCTCGGCCAGGTCGTCGGCCGACGTGGACCGGGAACCGATGGCCTGCTGCAATTCGAGAAAAACCTGGGGCAGGGCCGGAAGCTGGTGGTCGTGGCGCAGGATGTCCAACGGGTCCAGGGGCAGGACCTCGGCCAGGCGGGCTTGGCCCTCAAGCCGCCCGTACCGATGCGGGTTCACGGACATATCCTTGGCCACGTGCCGGACCCCGAGACGGGCCAGCCGCTTCAGGGCGTCGTCCGGCTTCCGGATGAACCGGAATCGTTTGGTCAGCAGTTTTTTCGCCGCTTCAACTGTTGCGGGCGCGATCGGGATTTCGACCTTCCCTGGGACGCTCTCTTCTGCCATCTGTCGATCCTCAATGGTTATGGAAGCCAGCCGCCTGCACCATAATAGAAGAGACGTAGAGTTTAAAGCGTTTTTTCCCGCAAACGGGACGCGCGGCCTAGATCAGCTGGAAATCGTATTGCAGCCGCAGGCGAGCTTGACAGCCGTTCCCGCCGCCCTCCCAAGCAAGAGGGTATCGTAAGGATTCGCCACAGCCGCCACACACGCGGGGAAACGGCTTCCATTCCGCAACAGGCTGATTTTTCAAAAAATAAAATGCGGATTGTTCGCTTTTTCATGGCTCACGGTGGTCATGGGACCATGGCCGGAATAAACGCGGGTGGCGTCGGGCAGGGTAAAAATGCGCGAACGGATGGAGGCGAGCAGTTCCGAGGAGCTGCCGCGCGGCAGGTCGGTACGCCCCACGGCGATCATGAACAGCAGGTCGCCCACGAACACGCACCCGGCGGCCGGAAAGAAGTAGGACAGGCCGCCCGGCGTGTGCCCGGGGGTGTCCAGGACGAGCATAGGCTGGTCCAGCACGGTGCGCCGTCCTGGGCCGATGGCCGTGTAGGGGAAGTCGATGTACTGCGCGAACTCCCGGTTGCCCCCCGCTTCGAAGGAAAATTCCCTGAGGAATTCATCTTCGGGACTGGCGAAGACCGGGGCGGGAACGGCCTCAAGGAGTTCCTTGACCCCGCCGATATGGTCCAGGTGAAAATGCGTCAGGAACACGCCTTCCAAAGTCAGGCCCAGGGCCGTGATGCGTTCGATCAGCCGCCCCGGCTCCATCCCGACGTCAACAACCACGGCACGGCCGTCCATGCTCACCAGGTAGCTGTTGGCCTCGTCCGGACCGAGGATGAAAGTTTCTATGGTCAGTATCGCCATGGCTTGCCCTGTCTCGATTCAATGCGTATGCAATAGATGACATTAACGATTTCGCGAGGATAAGAATGCTGCACTTCCTGGGCAACTGTCAAATGGATTTCCTGTCCCGGGCCGCGGCCGCACTGGGGTTGCCCGTGATCCACCGGGAACTGGCCTCGCCCATGACCCATGCCAGCCACCCCGCGGGGGTTCCGTCCGCGCTGGACCGGCTCGTCCGCGAGCACGGTCTCGCCGACGCCTTCAACGGCCGCCAGCCCGAGTGCCAGTTCGGCCTGCCCGACGGCGAGCCGCCCGCCCTGCTGGTCTTGAATCTCTTCCACGAGACCAGCCCACTCTTCCTGCACACCGAAGACGGCTTCATCTTTCACATGAATCCGGCGGCCTGGCGCAACGCCCCCGCCCTGGCCGCCTGGATGGACGCCAACTGCCGACGCATCGCGCCCAATCCGGCCACGTACCTGAAGCGGTTCGGGCAGTTCCTGGCGCTCGTCCGCGAACGCTTCGCCAACACGCCGATACTCCTGGCCACCCGCCTCAACCACTATCCGGCCTTCGGCCCGACGCCCCACTCCTACCTGGAAAATTGGGAAGACTTGAGCCGTGAAGCCCCGGCCCACTACGCGCTCTGGGAGCGCGAACTGAACGTGCGCCCGCTCGACGTGAACCGCGTATTCGGCGGTATCTGGCGGGAATCGGACGGTGCCATTGAGCCCCACTGCCCATTTCTCAAGATCGAGCTTGCGGAACGGGACGGCGCGGTGGTCGGCGTGCGCGCCTCACGCGACGTGGAGCACGTCGGCCCGCTGTGGGCCAGGCTGGCCGACAAGGTCGCCGCCTTCCTGAAGACCGGGGAAATCCGCTACGAGGCGCGGGAGACCGTGCCTCCGGAATGGAACCGGCCATGGCACCCCACGGTCCTGGACGAGGAGGCCGTCATCGACCGGTTCGCCAGCGAACGCAACTACCCCTGGGCCGAAGCCGTGGGCAGCTTCTTCATGGACCTTTCGCGAGACCGCACCCCCCTGCTGGCCGCATCCGGCGAATTCATGCCCGTGTGCCACAACACCCTGCACATGATCCGGGCCTACGGCCGCATCTTCAAGAACCCGCTGCTGGCGACCTTCTGCGACACCCACCGCCCGGCCGCCGAGGCCTTCACCGACAACGGCCCGTTTTACCGAACCGAGTACCTGGCCCGCCTGGACGAGATACGGGCGCACGCGCTGAGCTAGCCGAATCGCCGCCCGTGTCGCCAATTAGGATCAGGCGCGGTCCATCTCCCGGGTTTTACGTCATAGCCGCGCCAGCCGAAACGGACGAAGCCGAGATCCCGGCCGTGCAGGCCGCCGACGAAGCCGATGGGCAGACGCAGGGGCGGGTTGGTGTCCTCAATGACCCCGCCGAACGGGTCGCTCAACCAACTGACAATTTTATCATTGCCAGAGTACCATTTTGGCGATACCTACCAACTGCTCATATGAACATTCTTCAATTATTTCTCTGGTCCACCGCAAAAAGGAATTAGCATGGTGAACAAACAAAGGACAAGTGCTGTGTTAGCCGCTTTGGTGCTCATTTCATTATGCGCTTGTCAGTACTCCACACAGACCAGATATAATTATTCTGAAGTCGGCCAGGTTCAGGTTGTTCAATTCGGTACGGTTGTTGCTGTAAGGGATATCGATATCTATGGAGAAAATAGCGGAGCGACAGCTCTCGCCGGTGCGGCCGGAGGGGCGGCCCTGGGGGCCGGCACGGGAAACGGATTCAGCAGTGTTGCCGGTGGAGTTGCTGGAGCAGCAGCCGGCGCGGCCCTTGGCTCGGGACTTGAGCAAGCCATCAGAAGGCGTGGCGGCGTTGAATATACGGTGGTCCTACAAAATGGAAAGACGATAACCGTAGCTCAGAATGTTTCCGAAAAAGATACCATTCTTGAGATCAACGACAGAGTCATGGTTCAAATAAATGGACAATATCAACGTGTATTGCCAGCCAACAATCTTCCAGAAGAAATAGAAAAACCAAAAGGTATTAAATTAAAATGAAGATACTAGCTCCTCTCTTTGCGTTGTTTGTATTATCCGGTTGCGCGATGACGGTCGATAAGATCGACGTTCCTTACCAAGGTGCTGCGAACATTACGATTGTTGAAGGTGCTGAGAATGTTCCCATCACTGTCACGCACGAAGACAAGCGTACCGTGTACAAGGATCGTGTAGGCACCAAAAAGAATGGCTACGGCATGGAAATGGCCGAGATCGTAGCTACTAACGATATCGCCCAAACGGTTGCGGATGGTGTTGCGTTCGAACTTGCAAACGAAGGCTTCAAGATCGGCGATGAGGGGAAAAATATCAACGTAAAATTAATGCGTCTGTATAACGATTTTAAGATGGGTTTTTGGTCCGGCAGCGCAGTTGCCGACGGCTTAGTCCAAGTCGAAGTCCGTGAAGACGGGAAATTAGTCTTCTCAAAATCTTACGAAGGCGGCGGCGTTGAGGAAAGCATACAGCTCGCAAGCGGTAAAAATGCACGAGCGGCTCTGATCAAGGCGATGACCGACATTGTTACGAAGATCACTCAAGACCCGCAACTCCATTCGGCACTACTAAAACCCGTTCCATCCTCTGAACAACCCCTTGCCGAAACAGAAAACGCGGAGAAGTTGTAAGCCTGTGTAGGCGACAGCTCAAAGGGAAACGTTTTCACGCCGCCCCACGAGGCCTTGCGATTAGGCTTTCCTTTAACCCGTTCGCTAAGGGCACTACCACTTTCACAACGCTGAACAACACCCAAAATCGGGCCGCCCGTCCTTTATGGTCGAGGCGGCCCGTTTTTTTTGCTTTATGCATGGAGAAGGAGCCCTGTCGCTAGTGGCCGCTAACGCCGCGTAAGTCCATATTTCTTGAGTTTGTATTGCAGCGTGCGGCGGCTGATCCCCAGGGCCTCGGCCGTGCGTTCGCGGTGGTTGCCGTTTTCTTCGAGGGCCTGGATGATGGCCTGCTTCTCGGCTTCTTCGAGATTGGCGGGAGTCGGCTGGGGACGCCCGCCGTGGGAAAACTCCATGTCGATGACGTTTTCCCGGGCCCCGGTGATCTGGGGCGGCAGGAGATCCGGGCCGAGCGCATCGGACCGGGAGAGGATCAAGGCGCGTTCCAGGACGTTTTCCAGTTCACGCACGTTGCCTGGCCACTCGTAGCCGGACAAGGCGTCGAGAAAGGCCGGGGTCACGGTACGGATGATCTTGTTGTTCTTGTTGCCCAGGCGGCGAAGCAGGAAGCTGACCAGAAGCGGCAGGTCCTCCTTGCGTTCGCACAGCGGCGGGATGCGTATTTCGAGCACGGCCAGACGGTAGTAAAGGTCCTCGCGGAAACGGCCCGCCTCAACCTCCCTCTTGAGATTGCGGTTGGTGGCCGCGATGATCCGGGCGTCCACCTGGAGGGTGCGCACCGAGCCGAGCGGCTCAATGGTTTTCTCCTGGAGGGCGCGCAAAAGCTTGGCCTGAAGGGCGGCGGGCATTTCGCCGATCTCGTCCAGGAACAGGGTGCCGCCGTCGGCCAGTTGAAACCGGCCGGGTTTGTCCTTGACCGCGCCGGTGAACGCGCCCTTTTCGTAGCCGAAGAGCTCGGATTCGAGAAGGTCGTCGGGCAGGGCCGCGCAGTTGACCTTGATGAGCGGTTTGTCGGCCCGCGGGCTGGCCCGGTGGAGCCCCTCGGCGACCAATTCCTTGCCGGTGCCGCTCTGGCCGAGGATGAGCACCGTGGCCTCGGTGGGCCCGGCCTGGGCAATGAGGTCGCGGACCCGCTCGATGCCGGGGCTGCCCCCGATGAAGTCGGGCTCGCTGCCCACTTCGGCGCGCAGCCGGGCATTTTCATCCAAAAGTTTGTGATATTCGAATGCTTTACCGAGAACGGCGGTCAACTCGTCGTTGTCGGCGGGCTTGGTCAGATAGTCGAAGGCTCCGCGCTTCATGGCGTCCACGGCGGAGCCGACGGAGCCAAATGCGGTCAGCAGGACCACAGGCATGGAAGGCCGCCGGACCTGGAGCTCCTTGAGCAACTGCATGCCGTCCATGCCGGGCATCTTCATGTCCACCATGGCCACGTCGGGGTAGGTGTCGGATTCGGCCTCCTCGGCCAATACGGTCAGGGCGCGTTCGCCGGATTCGGCTTCGAGCACGGTCCAACCGTCGTCTTCGAGCACGGCGCGGACCATCATCCGGTGCCCCGGTTCGTCGTCCACAATCAACGCGATACGTTCTTCATTCATGAATCTATTCCTTGTCTGCCGCAGGCGGCGGGTCGGGGAAGAACAACTTCATCTCGGCCCCCCGGCCTGGTTCGGATTCGATAAGCACCCGGCCCTTGTGGGCGCGCATGATGTTCTGGACAATGGCCAGCCCCAGTCCGGTACCGGTCTTCTTGCCCGTGACGAAAGGCTTGAAGACGTCGTCGCGGATGTCCGGATTCATGCCCGGGCCGTCGTCGGCCACGATGATCCAGACGCCCTTGTGGCCGCGCATGGAAACCAGCCGGACGTGGCCGGGCTTGTCGCACTCGGCGCACCCCTGGATGGCGTCCAGGCTGTTGGAAATAAGATTGAGCAGGACCTGCCGGAGCGCGTCCGGGTCGGCCCAGACCGGCTCGGGCCCGAAGTCGAACTCCGGCTCGATCTGCTTGTCCTCAAAGTCGAAGCGCATGAGCTGCCGAAGCGAGTCGCCGACCTTGAACATGTCGATGAAGACCGGATCCAACTGGCGCGGCCGGGCCAGGTAAAGCAGGTCCGTGACCACGCGGTTGAGGCGGTCCGCCTCCTGGACCATGGCCGTGGCGTACTGATCCAGCGGAGCCTGGCCCTTGAGCTTGGTGGCGAAGAGCTGGGCGAAGCCGCGCAGGGAGGAAAGCGGGTTGCGCACCTCGTGGGCCACGCCCGCCGCCAGCGAACCGATGGCGGCCAGCCGCTTGGCCTCGTTCAGGTCCTCCTCCAGGGAGCGGATCTCGGTGCGGTCCCGGATCAGGACCAGCCGCTGCGCCTGCTCCGGGCCGTCGTCCTCGTCGTGTTCCTGGAACGGCAGGAAAAGGATCTCCAACTGGCGGCCCTGATAGTCGAACTGTTCCCACTCCACCGGGCCGGACGGCGGGTTCTCGCTGGTCTGGCGGCCAAAGTCGAAATCCCGCCAATTGGCGCCGATGATCTCGGGCGGCACGGGCGCGTCGCCGCCTTTTTTCCCGTCCTTGCCCCGTCCCTTGGCGCTCCCTTCCTTGCCGCCCGCGTCCGGGGAGTCCTCCAGGCCGTCCGTATCCCCGGACTCCTCGTCCGGCATCGGGGCGAGCAGCTCCAGGGCCGAGCGGTTGGCGGCCAGGATTTCGCCGTCCTCGGCCAGGGTGACCAGGCCGTCGGGCATGTTGTCCAAAAGCTTGTTCTGGAACCGCTCCAGGCGGATGAGCTTGCGGCTCGCGCCCCGCCTGCGCAAGTAGGCGAAGGCCAGGGACCAGAGGACCACGGCGGCCAAGAAAACGTAGCCGGTCTGGTACGTGGCGGCCTGCCGGTACTGGCGGAATTGGCGCATGTGCTTTTCGGCGTTGAGGCCGACCACCAGGTAGACCTTGGACTGGACGTCCTCGTCGAACATCATGCCCGGGCCCATGCCCTGCCCGAGCCCCCGGCCCAGACCGTTGCGCCCCTGCCCCCCTTCGTCCGGGGACAGGCCGAGGAGGGAGGCGACGCCCGCGCGGACCTGGAGCCCGGACAAAAGCACGCTGGTCTTGTCCACTTCGGCCATGACGTGCCAGGCGCGGCCGGGTTCGATATCCTCGGCCACGGCGTCGGGCAACTGGAAGATGGGGTGGTTGTTCTTCTTGACCGAGGTGACGATGGGATGCCCGGTACGGTCGAACAGGGTGACGAACTCGATGTCGTCGGACTTGGCCAACTCGGTGAAAAGCTCCTCGGTCATCGTCCGGAACAGGGTCGAGGACTGTCCGCCCATGCGCAGGGTCCGGGCGATGCGGAAGATGTTGTTGTCCACGCCGC from Desulfovibrio sp. Huiquan2017 includes the following:
- a CDS encoding MBL fold metallo-hydrolase, coding for MAILTIETFILGPDEANSYLVSMDGRAVVVDVGMEPGRLIERITALGLTLEGVFLTHFHLDHIGGVKELLEAVPAPVFASPEDEFLREFSFEAGGNREFAQYIDFPYTAIGPGRRTVLDQPMLVLDTPGHTPGGLSYFFPAAGCVFVGDLLFMIAVGRTDLPRGSSSELLASIRSRIFTLPDATRVYSGHGPMTTVSHEKANNPHFIF
- a CDS encoding SGNH/GDSL hydrolase family protein, which codes for MLHFLGNCQMDFLSRAAAALGLPVIHRELASPMTHASHPAGVPSALDRLVREHGLADAFNGRQPECQFGLPDGEPPALLVLNLFHETSPLFLHTEDGFIFHMNPAAWRNAPALAAWMDANCRRIAPNPATYLKRFGQFLALVRERFANTPILLATRLNHYPAFGPTPHSYLENWEDLSREAPAHYALWERELNVRPLDVNRVFGGIWRESDGAIEPHCPFLKIELAERDGAVVGVRASRDVEHVGPLWARLADKVAAFLKTGEIRYEARETVPPEWNRPWHPTVLDEEAVIDRFASERNYPWAEAVGSFFMDLSRDRTPLLAASGEFMPVCHNTLHMIRAYGRIFKNPLLATFCDTHRPAAEAFTDNGPFYRTEYLARLDEIRAHALS
- a CDS encoding YajG family lipoprotein, coding for MKILAPLFALFVLSGCAMTVDKIDVPYQGAANITIVEGAENVPITVTHEDKRTVYKDRVGTKKNGYGMEMAEIVATNDIAQTVADGVAFELANEGFKIGDEGKNINVKLMRLYNDFKMGFWSGSAVADGLVQVEVREDGKLVFSKSYEGGGVEESIQLASGKNARAALIKAMTDIVTKITQDPQLHSALLKPVPSSEQPLAETENAEKL
- a CDS encoding sigma-54 dependent transcriptional regulator: MNEERIALIVDDEPGHRMMVRAVLEDDGWTVLEAESGERALTVLAEEAESDTYPDVAMVDMKMPGMDGMQLLKELQVRRPSMPVVLLTAFGSVGSAVDAMKRGAFDYLTKPADNDELTAVLGKAFEYHKLLDENARLRAEVGSEPDFIGGSPGIERVRDLIAQAGPTEATVLILGQSGTGKELVAEGLHRASPRADKPLIKVNCAALPDDLLESELFGYEKGAFTGAVKDKPGRFQLADGGTLFLDEIGEMPAALQAKLLRALQEKTIEPLGSVRTLQVDARIIAATNRNLKREVEAGRFREDLYYRLAVLEIRIPPLCERKEDLPLLVSFLLRRLGNKNNKIIRTVTPAFLDALSGYEWPGNVRELENVLERALILSRSDALGPDLLPPQITGARENVIDMEFSHGGRPQPTPANLEEAEKQAIIQALEENGNHRERTAEALGISRRTLQYKLKKYGLTRR
- a CDS encoding ATP-binding protein; the encoded protein is MEVVHPEGREKGPLVALVLALIVLGLGSLYLTWQSIAQQRKIVEDHMVMTGNSILRGVDNNIFRIARTLRMGGQSSTLFRTMTEELFTELAKSDDIEFVTLFDRTGHPIVTSVKKNNHPIFQLPDAVAEDIEPGRAWHVMAEVDKTSVLLSGLQVRAGVASLLGLSPDEGGQGRNGLGRGLGQGMGPGMMFDEDVQSKVYLVVGLNAEKHMRQFRQYRQAATYQTGYVFLAAVVLWSLAFAYLRRRGASRKLIRLERFQNKLLDNMPDGLVTLAEDGEILAANRSALELLAPMPDEESGDTDGLEDSPDAGGKEGSAKGRGKDGKKGGDAPVPPEIIGANWRDFDFGRQTSENPPSGPVEWEQFDYQGRQLEILFLPFQEHDEDDGPEQAQRLVLIRDRTEIRSLEEDLNEAKRLAAIGSLAAGVAHEVRNPLSSLRGFAQLFATKLKGQAPLDQYATAMVQEADRLNRVVTDLLYLARPRQLDPVFIDMFKVGDSLRQLMRFDFEDKQIEPEFDFGPEPVWADPDALRQVLLNLISNSLDAIQGCAECDKPGHVRLVSMRGHKGVWIIVADDGPGMNPDIRDDVFKPFVTGKKTGTGLGLAIVQNIMRAHKGRVLIESEPGRGAEMKLFFPDPPPAADKE